The Chryseobacterium sp. LJ668 genome segment TTGGAATATCATACAATCAGTGGTGCACTTCCTGCAGGTAAAATTGACCTTTGGGATGCATTTGATGACACAGATGGCCCTCATTTTAACTTATCAGTTGACTTGAACTCTTGTACAGGTTGTGGAGCATGTATCATTGCTTGTCAGGCAGAAAACAACGTTCCTGTTGTAGGTAAAGAAGAGATCAGAATGTCAAGAGATATGTACTGGTTGAGAATCGACCGTTACTACTCTGCAAAAGAAAAAATCGAAACCAAAGAAGGTGTTGAAAGAGGCTTAAATGTTCCTCAGTTGTACGACATATTGATCGAACCAAATGAAAGTCCTGATGTGATCTTCCAGCCGGTAATGTGTCAGCACTGTAACCACGCTCCTTGTGAAACGGTATGTCCCGTAGCGGCGACTTCACACGGTAAGCAAGGTCAAAACCATATGGCTTACAACAGATGTATCGGTACAAGATATTGTGCAAACAACTGTCCGTACAAAGTAAGACGTTTTAATTGGTTTACTTATAACTTGAATGACCGTTTTGATTTCAATCAAAATAATGATTTAGGAAGAATGGTATTGAATCCGGATGTTGTGGTAAGAACAAGAGGGGTAATGGAAAAATGCTCATTGTGTATCCAACAGACGCAGGCAACCATCTTAAATGCCAAGAAGGAAAACAGAAAAGTAACAGATAACGAATTTAAAGGTTCAGTTGCTTGTGCTGCGGCTTGTCCTACAGGGTCATTGACTTTTGGAGACATGAATGACAAAGAATCTGATGTAAGAAAATTATATTCGGACAACAGAAGATATTATTTACTTGAAGAGATCGGAACAAAACCAAACGTGTTCTATCACACTAAAGTAAGAAACAGAGCAGAAAATTAAAGTTTAAATAATAAATAGGTAAAAAATGTCAGGACATTACGAAGCTCCGATAAGGGAACCTCTGATTATTGGTCACAAAACTTATCACGATATCACAGAAGATATTGCACGACCTATAGAAGAAAGAGCAGGTAAATTATGGTGGGTATCACTATATGCAGCCTTAGTTCTTTTCATCTACGGATTCGGCTGTATTGCCTACACTATCGGGACAGGTATTGGAGCATGGGGGCTTAATAGAACTATTAACTGGGGTTGGGACATTACCAACTTCGTATGGTGGGTAGGTATTGGTCACGCCGGAACCTTAATTTCAGCAGTATTATTATTATTTAGACAACGTTGGAGAATGTCTGTAAACCGTTCTGCAGAAGCGATGACAATCTTCGCAGTTGTACAGGCAGCTATCTTCCCGGTTATCCACATGGGTAGAGTTTGGGTAGGATATTGGGTGTTCCCTCTTCCTAACCAGTTTGGTTCTCTTTGGGGGAACTTCAACTCTCCTCTACTTTGGGACGTATTTGCAATCTCTACGTATTTCTCAGTATCGACAGTATTCTGGTTTATGGGATTGATTCCTGACTTTGCAATGATAAGAGACAGAGCAAAAACTCCTTGGACAAGAAAAATTTATACATTCCTAGCTTTCGGTTGGGGTGGTAAAGCAAAACACTGGCAGAGATTCGAAGAGCTATCTTTGGTATTGGCAGGTTTAGCAACTCCACTAGTATTTTCGGTACACACTACGGTATCTTTTGACTTTGCTACGTCAGTAATTAAAGGATGGCACTCAACAATCTATCCTCCTTACTTCGTTGCAGGAGCAATCTTCTCAGGATTTGCAATGGTACAGACCCTATTGTTGATCGCTAGAAAAGTTTGTCACTTAGAAGACTACATCACAATGTATCATATCGAAATCATGAACATCGTAATCATCTTAACAGGTGGTATGGTAACAGTAGCATATGCAACTGAATATTTCATCGGATGGTATTCTGGTTCTAGATATGAAGACTTTACCTATCTTTCTCCAGGTGCTGCTACAGGACCTTACTGGTGGGCATTTTGGGCATTGATATCATGTAATTTAATTATTCCGGCTGCATTCTGGTTTAAAAGAGTAAGAACAAATATTCTTGCAACATTTGTAATCGCATTGATCATCAACATCGGGATGTGGTTTGAGCGTTTTGATATCATCGTTATCAACCTTTCAAGAGATTACTTGCCGGGATCTTGGACGATGTTTAAACCAACCATTATCGACGTAGGTGTGTACTTAGGAACAATCGGGTTCTTCTCTGTACTATTCTTATTATACGCAAGAACATTCCCTGTAATTGCACAGGCCGAATTAAAATCGATTTTGAAAATCTCAGGTGAAACTTATAAAGCAAAAGAAGGAGATGAGCACCACTAAAATTGTATACGGACTTTATGCTGATGACGACGATCTAATGAACGGAGTTAAGGCATTCAACGATAAGGGAATCGCAATAAACGAAGTTTATACTCCATTCCCGGTTCACGGGCTAGATAAAGCTTTAGGTTTAAAAAAGACAAGAATTTCTGATGCTGCGTTTATCTACGCTTTATATGGTGTGAGTATTGGCGCAACAGTTACTTGGTACGTAATGAATCATGACTGGCCTCAGAATATCGGTGGAAAACCGGCATTTGAATGGTCTAGAAACATGCCTGCCTTCGTAGTTCCAATGTTTGAATTAATGGTATTTTGCGCAGCACACATGATGTCTTTAACTTTCTTGGTTAGAAACAAAATGTATCCTGGTGCTCAGGCTCAGAACCCGGATCCAAGAACTACTGATGATAAATTCATGATGGAATTTATTACTGAAGATGTAGAATCTATTAAGCAGCTGCTTGTTGATACGGGAGTTGAAGAAATAACTGTTAAAGATGCTTAAAATGAAAAATACGGTATTAAAAATTACAGCAGTTTTAGGTTTAGCGTCAGTTTTACTTAATTCTTGCGGACCGAAAGAAAATACACCATTGGTCTATTTCCCGGATATGTATTTTCCGGTAGCTTACGATCCATTGATGAAAGCTGAGCTTGCGTATTCAGATCATGAAAATGAAATTCCTGCATTTGCTAGAAATAACGGTGGAACAGGGCTTGCTCCCGTAGAAGGTTCTGTTGCTCAAAATAAAGACGGTGTTTTTGAAGAAAGTAAACTTCCTAAAAACCCGGATGAGTACAACGCTGGTTATGATGCTTCAAAATCATTAACTACTTCTCCTTTGAATCCGGCTAATGCTGCGAAAGATATCGAAAGAGGTAAAATGTTATTTGACCGTACCTGTTCAGCTTGCCACGGAACTGGTGGTGACGGACAAGGACCAATCGTTCAAAGCGGAGCATATTCTGGCGTGCCGAATTATGCAGACAGAGAAATCACTGTAGGTTCTGTTCACTATGTATTAACTAACGGTAGAAATGCAATGGGTTCTTATGCAGGACAATTGAACGCCGGAGATAGATGGAGAGTGGCAATGTATGTGATCAACGCTTTCAAAAAAGGCGCACCGGCAGCAGCAGCTTCAGCTACACCAGCAAAAAAAGATTCTACCGCAACTAAAAAATAAGAAAAGAAATGTATAGTTTTTCACCAAAATTAAAATCAACTTCTATCATACTTCTTGTTGTAGGTTTAGTTCTATTTGGAATTGGTTTTTTCCTTAATCACGGGATCAGTACAGAAAGAATAGAGCACATGATGGAAGCAGTTCATTCCGCCGGTCACAATGCACCTACTCACTCTAGTGAAATGATAGGACCACAGGATCATGCTTCACATCTTGAGCATGCAACAATGCAGATTCATAACCAGCCATTGGCAGCAATACATTTCGTAGCGGTATTTTTCTTCGGAGTAAGTTGTGCAGTGTTGTTTTTCTACTGTATTCAGCATGCGGCCCATGCAGGATGGCCAATCATCATTACAAGAGTAATGGAAGCTATAGCTTCGTATATTCCATACGGTGGAGCGATTTTAGTAATCTTAATGTTATTAAATATCTTTCATCAAGGTCACCTATTCCACTGGATGGATCCGGATTTAACAGATCCAAACTCTGCACATTTTGATGTGATTTTATTTGAAAAGAAAAGATTTTTAAATATTCCTTTCTATGCTATCAGAACTTTGATCTATGTAATCGGAGCTTCATTCTTTGCTTGGAAACTAAAAGCGCAGTCTAAAAAAGTAGATGACACAAAATCTTTGGTTGAGTATCAATTCCTTTACAGATGGGCAGTAGGATATATCGCATTTTTCGGGTTTGCTTCAGCAGCCTGGGCTTGGGATTGGTTGATGTCTATTGACCCTCACTGGTATTCTACTATGTACATCTGGTATTCTATGGTGAGCTGTCTTTCTAGTGGTATCGCTGTAATTATTTTACTAAGTGTTTACCTTAAGAAAAACGGATTCTTGCCACAGTTCAATGACAATCACTTGCACGATTTAGGAGTTTTCCTTTTTGCGACAAGTATGCTTTGGACCTATACATGGTTTGCACAGTTCATGCTTTACTGGTATGCAAACGTACCGGAAGAGGTAAATTACTTCTTCGGAAGATTCCAGCACTACGGTGTTACTTTCTTACCGATGCTGATCATCAACTTCTTACTACCACTATTGGTATTAGTAAGTTCAAGCATCAAAAGAAACTACAAAGTGGTTACAATTATGGCAGTAGTTGTTATTTTAGGTCACCTTTTAGATTATTTCAATATGGTAATGCCGGGAACGGTTGGTCCTTACTGGAACACTCCTGAAGTACTTTTATTGGTAGTAGGTGCTGTATTATTTGTCGTAGGATTATTCATCTTTACAGTAATGTCCGCATTAGCTAAATTGAAATTAATTCCAACAGGAAATCCATTCCTTCACGAATCTGAAATTTATGAGTATCCTTTCTAAGGATTTGTAACAAAATAAAACTTTAAAAGACTGATTATTTATTAATCAGTCTTTTTTTGTAATCTGAGACAACCTTTTCGAAAATTCACTGTCTTACTTATAATAACCTAACCGATAACCATGAAAAAAACTCAACTTCTTACATTGCTATTTGTATTATTACTCAGCTTTGTTAATGCGCAAACCATTACTTTTCTTTCAGAAAAAACAAACCAACCTTTACCAAAAGTTTCAGTATTCGGGAAAGACGGAAGCATTGTTGCCCATTCAGACATTGATGGAAAAATTGAAAGAAAAATGTTAATTTCTTCGCAGGAAAAATTTCAACTGGTCTATGATAATATATCGCTTGGAACATTTTCTTATGCAGATTTGGATAAAGATGTGGTCAAATTAAATGACAGAGTGAAAGATATTGAAGCGGTGGTCATCAAAAACAACAAACCCGCAAAATATGTTTTAGTAAAAGGCAACTTTAATGCTTATGTTACTTTAAACAATAAACTAAACTGTTATGTCGATGGGATCGTTACTTATGTTTTCGATAATAAGACTAAAAAAGTGAAAAGCACAAATATCGAACAGTACAGGATTTTCAGATTAGAAGGTGCTAAAAATGAGAAAAAAGAAATGGGCTCTTGGGATTACAATGGATTTCTTGACCTTCCGGGTTTGAAAAATGTTGGGAATATCGAAGAGTTCAGAAATAAAAAAGCGACGATAAAAGAACTAAAAGGAAACACCAAAGACGAAATAGAAATCAGTGGAAGTGCACTTCAGGAAAAAGAATTAGCATTGTTTGGTTATAGATTGTATGACATTAAAACAATCCTTAATCATTCTTATGATAAAGGTTCAAAAAAAACATTAAGGGATTTTCTTGAGTCAAATGAAATTGCTTTCATTAAACTTAAACATAAAAGTGAACCAACTTACAACCAAGTAATTATTTACAGAAATTTCCACCCTACAGAATTAGACTTTAGCGATAAAAATGATGTTGAAAAAGTGAAATATGACAAAGACATCAGTAATTACAAAACCAGCTATTGGCAAGATGCATCATTCCCAAATATGCAGACTATTTTCAGCTCATTCTTCAAAGAAGATTTAAAGGAAAAAGAAAACAAAAAATAAAAAATCTGTATTCATAAAGGTTTTACTAAATTTGCATCAAACCATAAACAAATGAAAAAGCTAAGTTTTCTACTCATTTTTAGTTTACTTCTTTTTACCGCTTGTAAGAAAGATCATGTTGATGCCACCACTACTCAAACTCTGCAGTCGAGCATCAATGATATGGCTTCTAGTCTTACGACGATCAAGCAGATCAAATTTAATGAAGCTTTGTATATACTAAAAACTTTCGGTGTAGAAGCTGAAGGTGATGTGAACGAGCTTAAAGCTTTAGGCCAGCTGATCAATGGAAAAAAAGTTCCAGAAATTTTGTCTATGGCAGATCAGGTGGCGCAGAAAAACGGCATCGAATGGGCAAGCACAGCACCGCCGTCATTAGGAGAGATGAATATTTTCGGTGATGAATCTGCAAAAGAGAGCGATCCAAACGATGTGAGAGCAACCTCTTTAAATATCGCAACACGATTATCCGGTGATACAGGAAATGGTGCGACATCATTGCAAATAATCCCAAGATTGGTTGATAATGCAGGAAAGCCAATCGCTTTTACAGGAGCCGCATTAGAAACAACTTTAGAAGTTTTCAGTAATGGGATCAAACTTTCAACTGCTAAAAATCTGATGCTGGATAACAATTTCCGAGGATTTAACCTTAAATTTTCTTCTTTGCTGGCATCTAAAATAGTAGATAATAAAATTGACATCACAGTATCCGTAAAAACAACAGCAAAAACTTTCAAAATGTCTAAAATAGGATTAGACGTTAATCCTAACGCATTGCGAGTACCTGAAGTTCCAAAAACAGATTCTACCACGATTATAGAAGATCCGAATGCGGTGATCGATCCTAATAATCCTACAGGAATAACCCCTGGAACCGTTACAGATCCTAATACCACTCCCACACCACCAAAACAACCGGTAGCTGATCCGAAAAGTACAGTAAGCAAATTTTTAAACAATGTGAGTTCTCAGAATTTAAAAGCAGCTTTTGACGCCTCCAGCAACCCAAGTTGGGGAAGCTATGAATCTTTCTCAAATCCTACTTCAGGTTTTGGTTCGGTCAAAAATGTGAGTGTGAAAAACATTACCACAAACGCATCAAATCCAAATGTTTCAAGTGTAAGTGCTACTTATGATGTTACCGATAAAAACGGAAAAACGACTTCTTTGAGAGCTACTTTCGGACTAAAAAACGTCAACGGAGAATGGAAAATCTCAAGTTATAAGATCAACCCATAACCAATGGCTTCACCGGAACTGATACAAAAATTGGAAAATACGATTGAAAACATCGCTGATTTTCCGATTCCGGGAATTCAGTTCAAAGATATTTCGCCCATATTTGCAGATCCTAAATTGTATCAGGAAGTTATTGATGACTTGGTGAAATTCAGCAAAGGAAAAGTAGATGCAATCTGCGGCATTGAAAGCCGAGGTTATCTTTTTGGAATTGCCATTGCGGTTGCTTTAGAAGTTCCTTTTATTTTAATTAGAAAAACTGGAAAACTTCCGCCACCTGTCATTTCAGAAAAATATGATCTTGAATACGGAAGCGCAGAAATTGAGACCCGCAAAGGTCAGATCAAAGAAGGTCAAAAAATTTTAATTCATGATGATCTTTTAGCAACCGGCGGAACTACAGAAGCTGCAGCCAAATTGGTTGAGAAACAAGGTGCAAAAGTAGTACAGTTCAGTTTTCTCATTGGTTTAAAAGATCTGAAAGGTGAAGAAAAACTCAGGAAATTTAATGCGGAAATTTATCATACTTTGGGATACTGATTACTTCGTTACATAACTAAGTATAATATATAAACAGAAATATTAGAAGTGTCATTCTGAGCTTGTCGAAGCATCTCAATTACTTTAAAATACATTTAAGAATAAAGAATTTACAATTCATCTAATAATACCTGCAAACTATTTTGTAAATCATTCAGAAACAATTAAATTTGCAGTTCAATTTTTAAGAATTTATGGCAAAATTGGGTAAAAATGCTCCAAATGAGCAAGAAGGTAAAGAAACAGTGGAATTTTTTAAAGACCTTGATCGAGAGGCTTTAAACACAGAAAGATTCCTTGAAAAATATCAGAAACCACTAAGCATCGCTTTTGGAGTTTTAGTTTTGGGAGTTTTAGGCTTTTTCGGGTACCAGCAGCTTGTGGTAGCTCCAAAAAATGCTGAAGCAGTAAAAACGTATTTAGCTGCACAAAAAAACCTTACTGAAGGTAAAAACAAAGAAGCTTTAGGTGGGAAATCGGCTGCCAATCCCGGTTATTTGGGAACATACAATGAGTATCCCTCAACCAAAGTGGGTAAACTTTCTGCTTATAATGCAGGCTTATTGAAATTTAAAGAAGGAAAATTTCAGGAAGCTTATGATCTTTTAGATAAATTTTCATCCGACAACAAAACATTAATGGCCATGAAGTATGGTGCAATGGCAGATGCGAAATCTGGTCTTAATAAGAATGACGAAGCGTTATCATTATTAGACAAAGCAGCTTCAGCTTCAGATGATCCTTATACAACTTATTTCTTTACAAGAAAAGCAGGTATTGTAGCTTTAGGAATGAAAAAAAATGCAGAAGCTAAAAAATATTTCGCAGCAATTGACGAAAAATACCAGGACTACGACAACGGAATGTCTGATTCTTATATTGAAATGACTAAATATTACTAAACACATGGCAACAGTTAATCTTTCAGATTACAAGCCACTTCATATAAACAATGCCGAGGATTTTTCTATCGGCATTGTTTTTTCTGAGTGGAATGACTTTGTAACATATAATCTTCGTGATGCAGCCTTAGAAATTCTTGAGAAAGAAGGCATTAAGTCTGAGAATATCAAATTATTTTCCGTTCCCGGAGCTTTTGAATTGAATTATGCGAGCATGCAGCTTTGCAAAGAACGAAAGTTTGATGCAGTAATCGCCATCGGATGTGTGATCAGAGGAGAAACCCCGCATTTTGATTTTGTTTGTGACGCTGTCGCACAAGGAATTAAAGACTGTAATATTTTAACCGATACCCCAACTATTTTTTGTGTCTTAACAGATGACACCAAAGAGCAATCCATCGCAAGAAGTGGCGGTGATCTTGGAAATAAAGGTGTGGAAGCAGCTGCAACGGCTTTAAGTATGATCAATTTCAAAAGAAATCTTTCTAATAAAAAAGGAAATATAGGTTTTGGAAATTCTCAAGTCTGATTGGTTTCATATAGAGAATATTTTTAACTTTACTTGTAAAATTACTTATTATGAAATGGACAGACGACAGAAGCGGTAACGTAGATGACAGAAGAGGATCCGGCGGCGGGGGTGCAATCGTTGGCGGTGGATTAGGAACACTGATCATTGCTGCTATTGTATTTTTCTTAGGCGGGGATCCTTCAGCAATACTTTCTTCGGGAGGAGGTTCTACAACTCAAACCGAACAGAGAAACTTGAATCCGGATGAGCTTCAGGTAGGTGAATTTATTAAAATGATCACTGCCGAAAACGAAGAAACCTGGACCAAAATTTTCGCAGAAAACAACATGCAGTATAAGCCTGCAACTGTAGTTTTATTTGAATCTCAGACACAATCGGGCTGCGGAACTGCACAGTCTGCAATGGGACCTTTTTATTGCCCTGCAGATCAAACCGTTTATATGGACATGAGTTTCTTTAATGAGCTTCAGTCACAATTCGGAGCTAAAGTAACAGAATTTACGATCGCTTATGTAATGGCTCACGAAATGGGACATCACGTACAGAATCTTTTAGGAACTTT includes the following:
- the nrfD gene encoding NrfD/PsrC family molybdoenzyme membrane anchor subunit, whose amino-acid sequence is MSGHYEAPIREPLIIGHKTYHDITEDIARPIEERAGKLWWVSLYAALVLFIYGFGCIAYTIGTGIGAWGLNRTINWGWDITNFVWWVGIGHAGTLISAVLLLFRQRWRMSVNRSAEAMTIFAVVQAAIFPVIHMGRVWVGYWVFPLPNQFGSLWGNFNSPLLWDVFAISTYFSVSTVFWFMGLIPDFAMIRDRAKTPWTRKIYTFLAFGWGGKAKHWQRFEELSLVLAGLATPLVFSVHTTVSFDFATSVIKGWHSTIYPPYFVAGAIFSGFAMVQTLLLIARKVCHLEDYITMYHIEIMNIVIILTGGMVTVAYATEYFIGWYSGSRYEDFTYLSPGAATGPYWWAFWALISCNLIIPAAFWFKRVRTNILATFVIALIINIGMWFERFDIIVINLSRDYLPGSWTMFKPTIIDVGVYLGTIGFFSVLFLLYARTFPVIAQAELKSILKISGETYKAKEGDEHH
- a CDS encoding DUF3341 domain-containing protein yields the protein MSTTKIVYGLYADDDDLMNGVKAFNDKGIAINEVYTPFPVHGLDKALGLKKTRISDAAFIYALYGVSIGATVTWYVMNHDWPQNIGGKPAFEWSRNMPAFVVPMFELMVFCAAHMMSLTFLVRNKMYPGAQAQNPDPRTTDDKFMMEFITEDVESIKQLLVDTGVEEITVKDA
- a CDS encoding c-type cytochrome, which encodes MLKMKNTVLKITAVLGLASVLLNSCGPKENTPLVYFPDMYFPVAYDPLMKAELAYSDHENEIPAFARNNGGTGLAPVEGSVAQNKDGVFEESKLPKNPDEYNAGYDASKSLTTSPLNPANAAKDIERGKMLFDRTCSACHGTGGDGQGPIVQSGAYSGVPNYADREITVGSVHYVLTNGRNAMGSYAGQLNAGDRWRVAMYVINAFKKGAPAAAASATPAKKDSTATKK
- a CDS encoding quinol:cytochrome C oxidoreductase; translation: MYSFSPKLKSTSIILLVVGLVLFGIGFFLNHGISTERIEHMMEAVHSAGHNAPTHSSEMIGPQDHASHLEHATMQIHNQPLAAIHFVAVFFFGVSCAVLFFYCIQHAAHAGWPIIITRVMEAIASYIPYGGAILVILMLLNIFHQGHLFHWMDPDLTDPNSAHFDVILFEKKRFLNIPFYAIRTLIYVIGASFFAWKLKAQSKKVDDTKSLVEYQFLYRWAVGYIAFFGFASAAWAWDWLMSIDPHWYSTMYIWYSMVSCLSSGIAVIILLSVYLKKNGFLPQFNDNHLHDLGVFLFATSMLWTYTWFAQFMLYWYANVPEEVNYFFGRFQHYGVTFLPMLIINFLLPLLVLVSSSIKRNYKVVTIMAVVVILGHLLDYFNMVMPGTVGPYWNTPEVLLLVVGAVLFVVGLFIFTVMSALAKLKLIPTGNPFLHESEIYEYPF
- a CDS encoding adenine phosphoribosyltransferase, translated to MASPELIQKLENTIENIADFPIPGIQFKDISPIFADPKLYQEVIDDLVKFSKGKVDAICGIESRGYLFGIAIAVALEVPFILIRKTGKLPPPVISEKYDLEYGSAEIETRKGQIKEGQKILIHDDLLATGGTTEAAAKLVEKQGAKVVQFSFLIGLKDLKGEEKLRKFNAEIYHTLGY
- a CDS encoding YfgM family protein — translated: MAKLGKNAPNEQEGKETVEFFKDLDREALNTERFLEKYQKPLSIAFGVLVLGVLGFFGYQQLVVAPKNAEAVKTYLAAQKNLTEGKNKEALGGKSAANPGYLGTYNEYPSTKVGKLSAYNAGLLKFKEGKFQEAYDLLDKFSSDNKTLMAMKYGAMADAKSGLNKNDEALSLLDKAASASDDPYTTYFFTRKAGIVALGMKKNAEAKKYFAAIDEKYQDYDNGMSDSYIEMTKYY
- the ribH gene encoding 6,7-dimethyl-8-ribityllumazine synthase, whose protein sequence is MATVNLSDYKPLHINNAEDFSIGIVFSEWNDFVTYNLRDAALEILEKEGIKSENIKLFSVPGAFELNYASMQLCKERKFDAVIAIGCVIRGETPHFDFVCDAVAQGIKDCNILTDTPTIFCVLTDDTKEQSIARSGGDLGNKGVEAAATALSMINFKRNLSNKKGNIGFGNSQV
- the ypfJ gene encoding KPN_02809 family neutral zinc metallopeptidase produces the protein MKWTDDRSGNVDDRRGSGGGGAIVGGGLGTLIIAAIVFFLGGDPSAILSSGGGSTTQTEQRNLNPDELQVGEFIKMITAENEETWTKIFAENNMQYKPATVVLFESQTQSGCGTAQSAMGPFYCPADQTVYMDMSFFNELQSQFGAKVTEFTIAYVMAHEMGHHVQNLLGTLGKTDQLRRSGKYSEEEMNKISVATELQADFYAGLWSRYSNEREKFLEPGDLESAVEAAEAVGDDNIQQRTQGQVNQESFTHGSSAQRKEWFMKGYNSGDIRQGDTFNQLLR